The Dehalococcoidia bacterium genome contains a region encoding:
- a CDS encoding TIGR03936 family radical SAM-associated protein: protein MPVQRLRVTYRREGPLKFLSLLDMQRLWVRAFRRADVPLAYTEGFSPRPRFSFAAALPVGVTGEAELMDVYLTRRIAPFFFARAVNRTLPQGVEVIHGEDVDVNLPSLQALTRSAEYRVILETGAAREAVEDVVRRLLARSSLPWEQKREGSVRHYDLRPLVEDVRVEDVAGGRAVLFMRLKMDMSGAGRAEQVTAALGFAEPPLAVHRVRLILARPVEVLAARHAAPMPSSPRAAGGPDDPRDDVVGADPCVRPDVRGVTDAP, encoded by the coding sequence ATGCCTGTACAGCGTTTGCGCGTGACCTACCGGCGCGAGGGGCCGCTGAAGTTCCTGTCCCTTCTGGACATGCAACGGCTCTGGGTGCGCGCGTTTCGGCGCGCCGACGTGCCCCTGGCCTACACCGAGGGGTTCTCTCCGCGGCCCCGGTTCTCCTTCGCCGCCGCGCTGCCCGTAGGCGTAACCGGCGAGGCGGAGTTGATGGACGTGTACCTGACACGGCGCATAGCCCCGTTCTTCTTCGCGCGCGCCGTCAATCGCACGTTGCCACAAGGGGTGGAGGTCATCCACGGCGAGGACGTGGATGTCAACCTGCCCTCGCTCCAGGCGCTCACGCGGTCGGCGGAGTACCGCGTCATCCTGGAAACGGGCGCGGCGCGCGAGGCGGTGGAGGACGTCGTGCGACGACTCCTTGCGCGGTCCTCGCTGCCCTGGGAGCAGAAACGCGAAGGGTCGGTGCGACACTACGATCTCCGGCCTCTGGTTGAAGACGTGCGGGTAGAGGATGTCGCGGGAGGCAGGGCTGTCCTGTTCATGCGCTTGAAGATGGACATGTCCGGCGCAGGCCGAGCGGAGCAGGTGACGGCGGCGCTTGGTTTCGCCGAGCCTCCGCTGGCGGTGCATCGCGTTCGGCTCATTCTGGCGAGGCCCGTGGAAGTGCTCGCCGCCCGGCATGCTGCTCCCATGCCGTCCTCTCCTCGTGCCGCCGGCGGGCCGGACGACCCGCGGGACGATGTCGTAGGGGCGGACCCATGTGTCCGCCCTGATGTCCGCGGCGTGACCGACGCGCCATGA